A single genomic interval of Aureliella helgolandensis harbors:
- a CDS encoding Wadjet anti-phage system protein JetD domain-containing protein, whose product MITPAEIYQKVARLYTAGVQAWLAGDDSFFPRRIPANLSFHGLEHYELIQQVEQLRQGSKQAIGYGYSIRFERKVSRKHGENLFPSAIEIVSLDDLLLLLRKQKEFRVLVKATIQLRSSFPQLEPWIRQHWKRLILAAEHLPDLLQITQYMLANPNPDCYLRELPLPISTKILEQHKPLLGEWFNLLLPAHAINHGCDPRNFEQRYGFRYARKHLLVRVLDRDLLPELGIPFDELCLPAQTLAVLPSRNLRVIVVENKINLLTLPQVPRGIAFGGLGNDLSEFNTIEWLKSSELHYWGDIDVAGFQILERFRRAFPQTQSLLMDRETLDMHATLCTPLPKRHQATVGETQESANANSGVNVNSASCHLSRSEQELLAHCQHDAIQLEQEHLPQTYVTARIRALVR is encoded by the coding sequence ATGATTACTCCCGCAGAAATTTATCAGAAAGTTGCGAGGCTTTACACAGCTGGTGTTCAGGCTTGGTTAGCTGGCGACGACTCATTTTTCCCGCGAAGAATCCCAGCGAATCTAAGCTTCCATGGACTCGAGCACTACGAGCTCATCCAGCAAGTTGAACAGTTGCGGCAGGGATCCAAACAGGCGATCGGATACGGATATTCCATTCGCTTTGAACGCAAAGTGAGCCGTAAACATGGAGAAAACCTATTTCCCTCCGCCATCGAAATCGTGTCGCTCGACGATCTGCTCCTTCTGCTTCGGAAGCAAAAAGAATTTCGCGTTTTGGTGAAAGCCACAATCCAACTGCGAAGTAGCTTTCCTCAATTGGAACCGTGGATACGACAGCATTGGAAGCGGCTGATCCTGGCAGCGGAGCACCTCCCCGACCTGCTTCAAATCACCCAATACATGCTGGCAAACCCGAATCCCGATTGCTACTTACGGGAACTTCCCCTGCCAATCTCCACCAAGATACTTGAGCAGCACAAACCGCTGTTGGGCGAATGGTTCAACCTCCTGCTTCCCGCACATGCGATCAACCACGGATGTGATCCTCGCAATTTTGAGCAGCGGTATGGCTTCCGCTATGCGAGAAAACACCTACTGGTGCGCGTCTTGGATCGAGACCTCCTGCCTGAGCTAGGAATCCCTTTCGATGAGTTATGCTTGCCCGCTCAAACTCTCGCCGTACTTCCGTCGAGAAACCTCCGCGTCATCGTCGTGGAAAATAAGATAAACCTGCTGACGCTGCCCCAAGTCCCTCGGGGGATTGCGTTTGGAGGCCTAGGCAACGACCTCAGTGAATTCAACACCATTGAATGGCTGAAATCTTCAGAGCTGCATTACTGGGGAGACATTGATGTCGCTGGGTTTCAGATCCTGGAACGTTTTCGACGAGCATTCCCTCAGACGCAGAGTCTGTTGATGGACCGAGAGACGCTCGACATGCACGCCACCCTATGCACCCCGCTTCCCAAACGCCACCAAGCAACAGTCGGCGAAACCCAAGAATCGGCGAATGCAAACAGCGGAGTGAATGTGAACTCGGCATCATGCCACCTTTCGCGAAGCGAGCAAGAATTGCTTGCACACTGTCAACACGACGCTATCCAACTTGAGCAAGAGCATCTCCCCCAGACCTATGTCACCGCGCGCATCCGCGCCTTGGTCCGGTAG
- a CDS encoding Rieske (2Fe-2S) protein has protein sequence MSEEAPLPLFPDEESDPPYVTVAKVGDILEGRGRAFSVGNRMVAVFKNQEEYFAIDDFCPHQGASLAEGYVDDGCAVVCPWHHWCFSIADGTWLENPKIGVDKFKVRVVGQEIQVQVPKA, from the coding sequence ATGAGTGAAGAAGCTCCCCTGCCATTGTTTCCCGATGAAGAGTCGGACCCACCCTACGTTACCGTAGCTAAAGTTGGCGATATTCTGGAAGGGAGGGGGAGGGCATTTTCCGTGGGAAACCGCATGGTGGCAGTCTTTAAGAACCAAGAAGAGTACTTTGCCATCGACGATTTTTGCCCGCACCAAGGGGCCTCGCTGGCTGAAGGCTATGTGGACGATGGCTGTGCCGTCGTGTGCCCTTGGCACCACTGGTGCTTTTCAATTGCCGATGGCACTTGGTTAGAAAACCCAAAAATTGGGGTCGATAAGTTCAAAGTCCGCGTGGTCGGGCAAGAGATTCAGGTTCAAGTCCCTAAAGCATGA